The Shewanella sp. NFH-SH190041 genome has a window encoding:
- the prfC gene encoding peptide chain release factor 3, with translation MSNSLQQEVGKRRTFAIISHPDAGKTTITEKVLLHGRAIQTAGTVKGRGSNHHAKSDWMEMEKERGISVTTSVMQFPYNDCLVNLLDTPGHEDFSEDTYRTLTAVDSCLMVIDAAKGVEDRTRKLMEVTRLRDTPIVTFMNKLDRDIRDPMELLDEVETELNMMCAPISWPIGCGKSFKGVYHIHRDETILYQTGQGATIQEVRIIKGLDNPELDDAVGSDLADTLRDEMELVVGASNEFDEELFLAGELTPVFFGTALGNFGVDHMLDGLTQWAPAPMPRQTSDRLVTADDEKFSGFVFKIQANMDPKHRDRIAFMRIVSGKYTQGMKMKHVRISKTVSISDAVTFMAGDRERAEEAFAGDIIGLHNHGTIQIGDTFTQGEDLKFTGIPNFAPEMFRRIRLKDPLKQKQLLKGLVQLSEEGAVQVFRPLDSNDLIVGAVGVLQFEVVVARLKSEYNVEAIYEAVNVATARWVYSSDERKLEEFRRKCSSHLALDGGDNLTYIAPTMINLNLSAERYPDIEFAKTREH, from the coding sequence ATGTCTAATTCACTGCAGCAGGAAGTGGGCAAACGCCGCACTTTCGCTATTATCTCTCACCCGGATGCCGGTAAGACCACTATTACTGAAAAAGTATTGTTGCACGGACGGGCCATTCAAACAGCCGGTACCGTAAAAGGCCGGGGCTCTAACCACCATGCAAAATCTGACTGGATGGAGATGGAAAAAGAACGTGGTATTTCGGTGACCACCTCTGTTATGCAGTTCCCATACAATGATTGCTTGGTCAACCTGCTCGATACTCCAGGACACGAAGACTTCTCTGAGGATACTTACCGTACACTGACGGCGGTGGACTCTTGTCTAATGGTGATTGACGCAGCTAAAGGTGTGGAAGACCGTACCCGTAAGCTGATGGAAGTGACCCGTCTGCGTGATACTCCGATTGTCACCTTTATGAACAAGCTGGACCGGGATATTCGTGATCCGATGGAGCTGCTCGATGAGGTAGAAACCGAGCTGAATATGATGTGTGCACCAATCAGCTGGCCTATCGGTTGTGGTAAGTCATTTAAGGGTGTGTACCACATTCACCGTGATGAAACCATCCTGTACCAAACTGGCCAAGGTGCCACGATTCAGGAAGTGCGGATCATCAAAGGGCTGGATAACCCAGAACTGGATGATGCTGTAGGCAGCGATTTGGCTGACACCTTGCGTGATGAGATGGAACTGGTGGTTGGTGCATCCAATGAATTTGATGAAGAGCTGTTTTTAGCCGGTGAATTGACGCCGGTATTTTTCGGTACTGCACTGGGTAACTTTGGTGTGGATCATATGCTGGATGGCTTGACTCAATGGGCACCTGCGCCGATGCCACGTCAAACCAGTGATCGTTTGGTAACGGCAGATGATGAGAAATTCTCCGGTTTTGTGTTTAAAATTCAGGCCAATATGGATCCTAAGCACCGTGACCGTATCGCCTTTATGCGCATTGTATCCGGTAAATATACTCAGGGTATGAAGATGAAGCATGTGCGCATCAGCAAAACTGTCAGTATCTCTGATGCGGTGACCTTTATGGCCGGTGACCGTGAGCGTGCTGAGGAAGCCTTTGCTGGAGATATTATCGGTTTACATAACCACGGGACCATTCAGATTGGTGACACCTTTACCCAAGGTGAAGATCTGAAATTTACCGGTATCCCTAACTTTGCTCCAGAAATGTTCCGTCGCATTCGCTTAAAAGATCCGCTGAAGCAAAAGCAGTTACTTAAAGGCTTGGTGCAGTTGTCAGAAGAAGGCGCTGTGCAGGTATTCCGACCACTGGATTCCAACGATTTGATTGTTGGCGCTGTGGGGGTGCTGCAGTTTGAAGTGGTGGTTGCTCGTCTGAAATCTGAATATAACGTTGAAGCTATCTACGAAGCGGTAAATGTAGCGACTGCACGTTGGGTTTACAGCAGTGATGAACGTAAGCTGGAAGAGTTCCGTCGTAAGTGTTCCAGCCATTTGGCATTGGATGGTGGTGATAATCTCACTTATATCGCGCCAACCATGATAAATCTGAACCTGTCTGCTGAGCGTTATCCGGACATTGAGTTTGCTAAGACCCGTGAACATTAA
- a CDS encoding DUF1289 domain-containing protein, with translation MEQLGFFALPSPCLGICKTDNRGYCLGCLRSREERFQWNQFSDAQKLEVIRLCKRRRRNRQLSILRARKAALIKQRDDVNGSFDFGEEEDHSPENGQGS, from the coding sequence ATGGAACAGCTAGGTTTTTTTGCCCTTCCCAGTCCATGTTTAGGCATTTGTAAAACAGATAACAGGGGCTATTGCTTGGGGTGTCTGCGCAGTCGAGAAGAGCGATTCCAGTGGAATCAATTTTCAGATGCGCAAAAGCTTGAGGTGATACGTTTGTGTAAACGTCGGCGTCGTAATCGGCAATTATCGATATTACGCGCTAGAAAAGCAGCATTAATCAAGCAACGTGATGATGTGAATGGCAGTTTTGATTTTGGTGAGGAAGAAGATCATAGCCCTGAAAATGGCCAAGGTTCCTGA
- a CDS encoding DUF4136 domain-containing protein, which translates to MKRYRILTLLLSAVLLTACAGHPPRTDYQLGFDFSRLKNFTMLPATKGDNPLSADRVTTQINREMTAKGYSNYPRAPDFLVGFKIVTAEKPADSGIKLGVGAGTAGLNLGVNVSPQVKTLTQTLDIRIYDQSRKLIWRGSDNYKLSDNAKQNAKQTLSAVNDILAQFPPTLTVQ; encoded by the coding sequence ATGAAGCGCTACCGAATTCTGACATTATTACTGTCCGCCGTGCTGCTGACTGCCTGTGCAGGTCATCCACCTCGAACCGACTATCAACTGGGGTTTGATTTCAGCAGATTAAAAAATTTTACTATGCTGCCAGCAACAAAAGGCGATAATCCGCTCAGTGCTGACCGGGTGACAACGCAAATAAACCGAGAGATGACCGCCAAGGGCTACAGCAACTACCCAAGAGCGCCAGACTTTTTAGTCGGCTTCAAAATTGTTACTGCTGAGAAACCTGCTGATTCAGGTATAAAGCTGGGCGTTGGCGCCGGCACTGCGGGGCTGAACCTAGGCGTCAATGTCTCGCCTCAAGTAAAAACACTCACACAAACGCTGGATATTCGCATCTATGATCAAAGTAGAAAACTTATTTGGCGCGGCAGCGATAATTACAAACTCAGTGATAACGCCAAACAGAATGCAAAACAAACCCTAAGTGCGGTTAACGATATTCTGGCTCAGTTTCCACCAACCCTAACGGTCCAATAA
- a CDS encoding SRPBCC family protein → MPALMPQWAQRGISAIAFPRVHYTMLLTQQSIYLPLPPAQAFDIVCRLENFSQWFPGIIRVTPEDNRPNFQIGKRYRETIKVPIKGEMDIILTVVTSIPGQRFATQAELPILAPKMEMLFEPQGQGTGLTWRMHSEQRHHWLGWLLANSAGKIIGRRANIGLQTLAAQYRQTLTE, encoded by the coding sequence ATGCCAGCGTTGATGCCACAATGGGCTCAACGCGGCATATCAGCTATTGCCTTCCCCAGAGTTCACTACACCATGTTACTGACCCAGCAATCCATTTACCTTCCTCTGCCACCAGCGCAAGCATTTGACATAGTCTGTCGCCTAGAAAACTTCAGCCAATGGTTTCCCGGTATTATCCGCGTTACACCGGAAGATAACCGTCCCAACTTTCAAATAGGTAAACGGTATCGAGAAACCATCAAAGTACCGATAAAGGGGGAAATGGATATTATCCTGACTGTGGTGACATCTATCCCAGGCCAGCGCTTTGCTACCCAAGCAGAATTACCGATATTAGCCCCAAAAATGGAGATGCTATTTGAACCTCAAGGGCAAGGAACCGGGTTGACCTGGCGGATGCACAGTGAGCAACGTCATCATTGGTTGGGATGGCTACTGGCAAACAGCGCCGGAAAGATAATTGGTAGACGAGCTAACATTGGGCTGCAGACATTGGCAGCCCAATACCGTCAGACATTAACGGAATAA
- a CDS encoding phosphoribosyltransferase encodes MTEKCFISAQELLEDSFRLAAQVYESGFRPQFIVGIWRGGAPIGIAVQEYFDFKKVETDHIAVRTSSYYGIGTDKQSKEIKVHGLHYIVENANADDGLLIVDDVFDSGRSVYALMQNLKEQMRLNIPKDIRIACPYYKPQNCQVPLTPDYYIHNSDEWLVFPHEVAGLSAEELEHGKSDIHNIRELFR; translated from the coding sequence ATGACTGAAAAATGCTTTATTTCCGCTCAAGAGTTACTTGAAGACTCCTTCCGCTTGGCTGCTCAGGTTTATGAAAGTGGTTTTCGGCCACAGTTTATCGTCGGTATCTGGCGTGGCGGCGCTCCAATTGGTATCGCAGTTCAGGAATACTTCGACTTTAAAAAAGTTGAAACTGACCATATCGCTGTGCGTACATCTTCTTACTACGGTATCGGTACCGATAAGCAAAGCAAAGAAATCAAAGTGCACGGCTTGCACTACATTGTTGAAAACGCGAATGCTGACGATGGTCTGTTGATCGTGGATGACGTATTTGATTCTGGTCGCAGTGTTTATGCCCTGATGCAAAACCTCAAAGAGCAGATGCGCTTGAATATACCAAAAGATATCCGTATCGCCTGCCCTTATTACAAGCCTCAAAACTGCCAAGTGCCATTAACGCCAGATTACTATATCCATAACTCAGACGAATGGTTGGTATTCCCCCATGAAGTTGCCGGCTTGTCTGCTGAAGAGCTGGAGCATGGTAAAAGCGATATTCACAATATCCGCGAATTATTCCGTTAA
- a CDS encoding LrgB family protein gives MSQTLLALACFAMTLVCYYGAKKLYRRHKSWWRAPILLAPVTLMVLVMLLKIPLPVYFEYTHYLVALLAPATIAFALPIYRERALICRYPLTISLGVLAGLSLGLGTTWLLVQLVQLPSDLSHSILVRSVSTPFALAAVHSFGGVPELTAMLVLATGVIGMLVSEPLFKLARIKSAIGKGCALGASAHGAGAAKASEIGQQEGVIASLTMIFTGISMVLGAPVFAGWLS, from the coding sequence ATGAGCCAGACGCTTCTTGCATTAGCCTGCTTTGCCATGACCTTAGTGTGCTATTACGGTGCCAAAAAGCTGTATCGCCGCCATAAAAGTTGGTGGCGGGCACCTATTTTGTTGGCGCCTGTGACCTTGATGGTGCTGGTGATGCTGTTGAAAATTCCATTACCTGTGTATTTTGAATATACCCATTACCTGGTTGCCTTGTTGGCGCCTGCGACCATTGCCTTTGCATTGCCCATTTATCGCGAACGGGCATTGATCTGTCGTTATCCATTGACCATCAGTCTTGGGGTATTGGCTGGCCTGTCGCTTGGACTGGGCACCACTTGGTTGTTAGTGCAACTGGTGCAGCTGCCGTCAGATTTATCACACAGTATTTTAGTTCGCTCAGTATCTACCCCTTTTGCCTTAGCTGCGGTGCATTCTTTTGGCGGCGTGCCGGAACTGACGGCAATGTTGGTGTTAGCGACTGGCGTAATAGGGATGTTGGTGAGTGAGCCTTTATTTAAACTGGCGCGGATAAAAAGCGCGATTGGTAAAGGGTGTGCATTAGGGGCTTCGGCCCATGGCGCCGGCGCTGCAAAAGCCAGTGAAATTGGTCAGCAAGAAGGCGTCATCGCGTCATTAACCATGATTTTTACCGGGATTTCCATGGTATTGGGCGCCCCAGTGTTTGCTGGCTGGTTGAGTTAA
- a CDS encoding CidA/LrgA family protein: MFCLLAMAGHYLALAAHIPIPGSVIGLGVLLFALLMNWVPESALKVGAAWLIGDLLLFFIPPVISVLKYEGMLEHYGLKLLLTLVLGTASVMVGTGFVVDRVFKLEQKLHLRRMQGVQA, encoded by the coding sequence ATGTTCTGTCTGCTCGCTATGGCTGGTCATTATCTGGCATTGGCGGCCCATATTCCGATCCCTGGCAGTGTTATTGGCCTTGGCGTATTACTGTTTGCGCTGCTGATGAATTGGGTGCCGGAAAGTGCGTTAAAAGTCGGTGCCGCCTGGCTTATCGGTGATCTTTTGCTGTTTTTTATTCCCCCGGTTATTTCTGTGCTCAAATATGAAGGCATGCTGGAACATTATGGTTTGAAGCTGCTATTAACCCTGGTGTTGGGAACGGCATCTGTGATGGTGGGAACCGGGTTTGTGGTTGATCGGGTATTTAAGCTGGAGCAGAAACTGCACCTAAGACGTATGCAGGGAGTACAGGCATGA
- a CDS encoding LysR substrate-binding domain-containing protein, protein MDLKVIRQFMEIADAGGFGKAADKIHLSQPALSKAMQQLEQELGLTLLERGKRGTAIRLTEAGEVVYRHGQELLNSRKRMLAELAERRQLKQGTLRLGLAPLGSAELFAPVIARYRARYPQIDMQLMARGGVEQTQALQQGDIELATGIIAFGKEFDGIHIRREPMVAAIPKQHELADAAEIRLSMLARVPQIMFTPEYALHDLITQACLSAGFNPWDVTQVSYPDFGLALVAAGGGVMILPRLIAERHSVSGVVTRPLLDSELHWQLSLFWRAQHPLSFAARAMIEMVSQHVIPPLPDNGYSG, encoded by the coding sequence ATGGACCTGAAAGTTATCCGCCAGTTTATGGAGATTGCCGATGCCGGTGGATTCGGCAAGGCTGCCGACAAAATTCATCTCAGCCAGCCTGCACTATCCAAGGCAATGCAGCAACTGGAGCAAGAATTAGGGCTTACTTTGCTGGAGCGGGGCAAACGCGGCACAGCAATCCGTTTGACCGAAGCCGGGGAGGTAGTTTACCGACATGGGCAGGAACTCCTTAACAGTCGTAAACGTATGCTGGCTGAGTTGGCTGAGCGACGCCAACTAAAACAAGGCACCTTACGGCTGGGACTTGCGCCCCTAGGCAGCGCGGAGTTATTCGCCCCTGTTATTGCCCGCTACCGGGCGCGCTATCCGCAGATTGATATGCAACTGATGGCCCGTGGGGGAGTAGAACAGACCCAGGCGCTACAACAGGGTGATATTGAGCTGGCAACCGGGATTATCGCATTTGGCAAAGAGTTTGATGGGATACATATCCGTCGCGAGCCCATGGTTGCAGCAATCCCCAAACAACACGAACTGGCAGATGCTGCGGAAATTCGGCTGAGCATGTTAGCCCGGGTACCACAAATTATGTTCACCCCGGAATATGCCCTGCATGACCTGATCACTCAAGCTTGCCTAAGTGCAGGCTTCAACCCTTGGGATGTGACCCAAGTTAGCTACCCAGATTTTGGGCTGGCTCTGGTCGCGGCCGGTGGAGGGGTGATGATTTTGCCGCGCCTTATCGCCGAGCGCCATAGTGTCAGCGGGGTTGTGACTCGACCACTACTGGACAGTGAGCTGCACTGGCAATTGTCTTTATTCTGGCGGGCACAACATCCACTTTCCTTTGCTGCCCGAGCCATGATAGAAATGGTCAGTCAACATGTTATTCCCCCACTGCCAGACAATGGATATTCAGGATGA
- the nfsB gene encoding oxygen-insensitive NAD(P)H nitroreductase — protein sequence MIDTHKIDIAALAKSRYTTKAFDPAKAISAADIAQLKTLLQYSPSSVNSQPWHFFLAGSPQGKQTLAKATEKFSFNTEKILNASHVVVLCRRTDIDNNYLTELIEQEAADGRIPDDTVKNTIMGARQYFVGLHQNQLHDMESWMDKQVYLALGTLLLGAAARHIDACPIEGFDADILDEELALAEKGLHASVMVALGYRAEGDFNASLPKSRLPEAKIITEM from the coding sequence ATGATTGATACACATAAAATTGATATTGCTGCTTTAGCCAAAAGCCGTTACACCACCAAAGCCTTCGACCCAGCTAAAGCTATTTCTGCTGCAGACATTGCTCAGTTGAAAACCTTATTGCAATACAGTCCATCGTCGGTCAACTCCCAACCCTGGCACTTTTTCCTTGCTGGCAGCCCCCAAGGTAAGCAAACCTTGGCCAAGGCCACCGAAAAGTTCAGCTTTAATACCGAAAAAATCCTCAATGCTTCCCATGTGGTAGTACTGTGCCGCCGTACTGATATTGACAATAACTATCTTACCGAGCTGATTGAGCAAGAAGCCGCTGATGGCCGCATTCCTGATGACACAGTCAAAAATACCATCATGGGGGCTAGACAATATTTTGTTGGTCTGCACCAAAACCAACTGCATGATATGGAAAGCTGGATGGACAAGCAGGTCTATCTGGCACTGGGAACCCTACTGTTGGGTGCAGCGGCCCGACATATTGATGCTTGCCCGATTGAAGGCTTTGATGCTGATATCCTCGATGAGGAATTAGCACTAGCAGAAAAAGGACTTCATGCTAGCGTAATGGTGGCACTGGGATATCGGGCTGAAGGCGATTTTAACGCCAGCTTGCCAAAATCCCGGCTGCCGGAAGCTAAGATCATTACCGAAATGTAA
- a CDS encoding thiol:disulfide interchange protein DsbA/DsbL, which produces MIKKIALALTLAIAPLSSYAANFYEGTHYTEISDKAASTQPKLTEFFSFYCHNCYTFENQYMPAIKPHLNKNIQFETKHVEFQPSTLMTEVMRSLAVIQELSKDNPQKMGPMNLAMFNAIQGEPTDTHDHGAPGDNHEPKIKNRDDIKKLFMQFGVSADQYDKLADSKETNDKLALWRKQAREFRVQSVPAFIVNDKYMVNLGNIRNLGEMIDLINFLSTKQG; this is translated from the coding sequence ATGATAAAGAAGATCGCCCTGGCCCTTACCTTGGCCATCGCTCCACTGAGCAGCTACGCCGCGAATTTTTACGAAGGCACCCATTACACTGAGATCTCTGATAAAGCAGCCAGCACCCAACCTAAGCTGACTGAGTTTTTCTCTTTCTACTGCCATAATTGTTATACCTTCGAAAACCAGTATATGCCGGCCATCAAGCCGCATTTAAACAAGAATATTCAGTTTGAAACCAAGCATGTGGAGTTTCAGCCCAGTACCTTGATGACTGAAGTGATGCGATCTTTAGCTGTCATTCAAGAACTATCCAAAGATAATCCCCAAAAAATGGGACCAATGAATTTGGCCATGTTTAACGCTATTCAAGGTGAGCCGACAGACACCCATGATCATGGTGCACCAGGCGATAACCATGAGCCAAAAATTAAAAACCGCGATGACATCAAAAAGTTATTTATGCAATTTGGCGTGTCCGCAGATCAATATGACAAGTTAGCTGACAGCAAAGAAACCAATGACAAGCTGGCTTTGTGGCGCAAACAGGCTCGTGAATTCCGGGTTCAAAGTGTACCGGCCTTTATTGTTAACGATAAATACATGGTCAACTTAGGTAACATCCGCAATCTGGGTGAAATGATTGATTTGATCAACTTCCTCTCTACCAAGCAGGGATAA
- a CDS encoding cytochrome b/b6 domain-containing protein has protein sequence MTAWQSLRLKLHVLVLVPSVYLLLTSPWVMLARRLPEQTSWWNLSHVYLGLLTCLTGALLLLSNVQDGRWQQYFPWLKGDFKPLLQDLVALGRGRLPVAGGRGLFSVIEGLTMVSLLVTVLSGLAWFITQGSADAMLWRSWHIDATMTFTVLLCVHIVCALLHLLDFIRQ, from the coding sequence ATGACGGCGTGGCAGTCCCTGAGACTTAAGCTGCATGTGCTGGTGCTAGTGCCCTCGGTATATTTGTTACTGACCAGCCCTTGGGTCATGTTAGCCCGGCGCTTACCGGAGCAGACCAGCTGGTGGAATCTATCCCATGTCTATTTAGGTTTGTTGACCTGCCTGACCGGGGCTCTACTGCTATTGAGTAATGTGCAGGATGGCCGCTGGCAGCAATATTTCCCTTGGCTTAAAGGGGATTTCAAACCATTACTGCAAGATCTGGTTGCTTTGGGGCGGGGACGTTTGCCGGTTGCAGGCGGGCGCGGACTGTTCAGTGTGATTGAGGGGCTGACCATGGTGAGTCTGTTGGTGACCGTATTGAGCGGATTGGCTTGGTTTATTACCCAGGGCAGTGCTGATGCCATGTTATGGCGCAGTTGGCATATTGACGCGACAATGACCTTTACCGTGCTTTTGTGTGTGCATATTGTCTGTGCCTTGCTGCATTTATTGGATTTTATCCGCCAGTAA
- the hemG gene encoding menaquinone-dependent protoporphyrinogen IX dehydrogenase translates to MSNTLILYASVHGHTEKICRYMAKQLTAMGDNVTVSHLTDAPTLTGFDKVLIGASIRHGKHNPAVQAYIAAHQHELESKANGFFSVSLVARKPLKNTPETNPYMQAFLAQINWQPKQLAVFGGRLNYQGYGFMDRNIIRFIMWMTKGPTDPNVDLEFTDWQKVDDFIDRFQHQQNPAEQAA, encoded by the coding sequence ATGAGTAACACACTAATTTTGTATGCCAGTGTGCATGGCCACACTGAGAAAATTTGTCGTTATATGGCAAAGCAACTGACGGCCATGGGGGACAATGTCACGGTTTCCCATCTGACTGATGCGCCCACATTGACCGGGTTTGATAAGGTGCTGATCGGCGCCAGTATTCGACATGGAAAACATAATCCGGCAGTGCAGGCATATATTGCCGCTCATCAGCATGAGTTGGAGTCAAAAGCGAATGGCTTTTTCTCTGTCAGCTTGGTGGCGCGTAAGCCACTGAAAAACACCCCGGAAACCAATCCTTATATGCAGGCGTTTTTGGCACAAATCAATTGGCAGCCTAAGCAGCTGGCGGTATTTGGTGGCAGACTAAACTATCAAGGCTATGGCTTTATGGATCGCAATATTATCCGCTTTATTATGTGGATGACCAAAGGGCCGACGGATCCGAATGTCGATCTTGAGTTTACCGATTGGCAGAAGGTAGATGACTTTATTGACCGTTTTCAGCATCAGCAGAACCCTGCGGAGCAAGCAGCATGA
- a CDS encoding TIGR03899 family protein, which yields MPTAPHPIIAAKQAALSDDNDAVPVSPTTAAAQENTASSQAGNSTPTGSARQKALKLGRTLGFAATETEDITGHDSLIRAQRRQQRLTLQYQQNVEHIYQLALGYTPSNVTGNDLDPDWQHRFFQMAEQIFSRSMQKLWGKILAAELVQPGRFNLHTLEALTRLTQREAKILELAVTLACRLSQDQRLAIVTGYRLNGGLGQVFRRQQGINVDLASIGLPYSSLLNLMDSHILYREEFETGQLVSGQPLALQFGDSQVLLTPKHSHLLLRYYRFTPLGEELAQLLPSRATVKFTKLLQHSFARDFT from the coding sequence GTGCCTACGGCCCCTCACCCCATCATCGCCGCCAAGCAAGCAGCATTGTCTGATGACAATGATGCAGTCCCAGTTTCCCCAACTACAGCGGCGGCTCAAGAGAACACCGCATCAAGCCAGGCTGGAAATAGCACGCCCACAGGCTCTGCCCGGCAAAAAGCCTTGAAGTTAGGGCGAACACTTGGATTTGCCGCTACAGAGACTGAAGACATCACCGGACATGACAGCCTTATCCGCGCTCAGCGACGGCAACAGCGACTCACGCTGCAATATCAGCAGAATGTGGAACACATCTATCAACTGGCCTTGGGATATACTCCATCGAATGTGACGGGGAACGATTTAGATCCAGACTGGCAGCACCGCTTTTTTCAAATGGCCGAGCAAATTTTCAGTCGCAGTATGCAAAAACTGTGGGGCAAAATTTTGGCAGCAGAGCTGGTACAGCCGGGACGCTTCAATCTGCATACTTTAGAGGCCCTGACACGATTGACCCAGCGGGAAGCCAAAATACTGGAGCTAGCAGTAACACTGGCCTGCCGCCTATCGCAAGATCAGCGTCTAGCCATTGTGACCGGGTATCGTCTTAATGGCGGCCTGGGACAGGTATTTCGGCGCCAGCAGGGGATTAATGTCGATTTAGCCAGTATAGGCTTACCCTATTCCAGCCTGCTCAACCTTATGGATAGCCACATTCTCTATCGGGAAGAATTTGAAACAGGCCAGTTAGTCAGCGGTCAACCACTGGCATTGCAATTTGGTGACAGCCAAGTGTTATTGACCCCAAAGCACAGCCATCTGCTACTGCGTTATTACCGCTTTACACCGCTGGGGGAAGAATTAGCCCAGTTGCTGCCCAGCAGAGCAACTGTAAAATTTACCAAACTATTGCAGCACAGTTTTGCCCGGGATTTTACTTGA
- the cysC gene encoding adenylyl-sulfate kinase — MSSPDTDIVWHSHSVDMAARAGLKQQQPTVLWFTGLSGSGKSTLAGALEQRLLQLSCHTYLLDGDNVRHGLCRDLRFSTADRAENLRRVGEVAKLMLDAGLIVLCAFISPQRRERDSIRAGLAAGQFIEVHVATDLAECERRDPKGLYRKARAGEIRDFTGISAPYEPPLQPEVVIDTASGSIDDQVMQMLNYLQACGVVKVAAGQ, encoded by the coding sequence ATGTCTAGCCCTGATACTGATATTGTCTGGCATAGCCACAGTGTGGACATGGCTGCCCGGGCCGGACTAAAACAGCAGCAACCTACAGTGCTCTGGTTTACCGGACTGTCAGGCTCGGGTAAATCCACTTTGGCCGGAGCATTGGAGCAGAGGTTGCTTCAGTTAAGTTGTCATACTTATCTGCTAGATGGTGATAATGTGCGCCATGGGCTGTGTCGAGATTTACGTTTCTCTACGGCGGATCGGGCCGAAAATCTGCGTCGGGTAGGAGAAGTCGCCAAACTGATGTTAGATGCCGGACTGATTGTGTTGTGCGCTTTTATTTCCCCCCAGCGGCGAGAGCGGGACAGTATCCGCGCCGGATTAGCAGCAGGACAATTTATTGAAGTGCATGTAGCCACGGATTTGGCTGAGTGTGAGCGACGCGATCCTAAGGGGTTATACCGTAAAGCTCGTGCTGGAGAGATCCGTGACTTTACGGGTATTTCCGCGCCCTATGAGCCCCCATTACAGCCTGAAGTGGTTATTGATACCGCCAGTGGCAGTATTGATGACCAGGTTATGCAGATGCTGAACTATCTGCAAGCTTGTGGCGTGGTTAAGGTTGCTGCAGGACAATAA